One Brassica napus cultivar Da-Ae chromosome C2, Da-Ae, whole genome shotgun sequence DNA window includes the following coding sequences:
- the LOC106378673 gene encoding dihomomethionine N-hydroxylase-like, whose amino-acid sequence MSMTIINPSSFTLVIFSFTLVLALAMLSLIAKKPKGQLPPSPRGWPIIGNLFHMIMNRPVHVWIHRSMEDMQTEIACFRFARVRVITVTSSEIAREVLREKDEALADRSESYSSNLISHGYKEIVFSSYGENWKLMKKMMTTKLMSPTTLNKTLGDRTLEADNIVTYVFNLPRPGSINVRDVALTYCHAVMMRMLFGQRHFDVAAEDGGLGPKEKEHMDAIYQALDCFFSFNVTDYVPFLRGWNIDNEEEEVREAVDILNRCNDPIIHERMHLWRNKGGKETEEDWLDILITLKDDQGMPLFTFDEIRAQCKDINVATIDNTMNNVEWTIAEMLNNPGILEKATTELDVVVGKDRLVQESDIPQLNYIKACSRESFRLHPANAFMPPHGARQDTTLAGYFVPKGSQILVSRLGLGRNPNIWDEPNVFKPERHLAGHVRNSMDVTLMEPEMRFVIFSTGRRGCAGTKIGTSMTIMLLARLLQGFEWTLPNDTSQVELVTADSNLFMAKPLLACAKPRLAPTLYPKIQVYNSEKLFSLKNYQDM is encoded by the exons ATGAGCATGACTATCATTAATCCATCTAGTTTCACACTTGTTATATTTTCCTTTACGTTGGTCTTGGCTCTCGCTATGCTTTCCTTGATAGCCAAGAAACCTAAAGGCCAGCTTCCTCCGAGCCCACGGGGATGGCCGATCATAGGGAACTTGTTCCATATGATCATGAACCGACCGGTTCATGTGTGGATCCACCGTTCCATGGAGGATATGCAAACGGAGATAGCTTGCTTCCGCTTCGCCCGGGTCCGCGTCATCACCGTAACCTCAAGCGAGATCGCCCGAGAAGTGCTTAGAGAGAAAGACGAGGCTCTTGCAGACAGATCAGAGTCGTACTCGAGCAATCTCATTAGCCATGGCTACAAAGAAATCGTTTTCTCTTCCTACGGAGAGAATTGGAAGCTGATGAAGAAAATGATGACCACAAAACTAATGTCTCCGACAACGTTGAACAAAACCCTCGGTGATAGAACACTAGAAGCGGATAATATCGTCACGTATGTTTTCAATCTACCCCGACCAGGGTCCATTAACGTGAGAGATGTTGCCTTAACGTATTGCCATGCCGTGATGATGAGGATGCTGTTTGGCCAGAGGCATTTTGATGTAGCCGCTGAGGACGGAGGTCTCGGGCCAAAAGAGAAAGAGCATATGGACGCAATTTACCAAGCTCTAGATTGTTTTTTCAGCTTTAATGTAACGGATTACGTACCTTTTCTTAGAGGATGGAACATCGATAACGAGGAGGAAGAGGTCAGAGAAGCGGTTGATATCCTCAACAGATGCAACGACCCGATCATCCACGAGAGAATGCATTTGTGGAGGAACAAAGGCGGTAAAGAGACTGAAGAAGATTGGCTCGATATTCTCATCACCCTTAAAGATGACCAAGGAATGCCTTTGTTCACATTTGATGAGATTAGGGCTCAATGCAAG GATATCAATGTTGCAACAATTGATAATACGATGAATAATGTGGAGTGGACGATAGCAGAGATGTTGAATAATCCTGGGATTCTTGAGAAAGCCACTACTGAATTGGACGTGGTAGTTGGTAAAGACAGACTTGTGCAAGAATCAGACATACCACAACTCAACTACATCAAAGCTTGTAGTAGAGAATCTTTCAGGCTTCACCCAGCTAATGCCTTCATGCCTCCGCACGGAGCCCGACAAGATACTACTCTTGCTGGTTATTTCGTTCCCAAAG GTAGTCAAATTCTTGTGAGCCGGCTAGGGCTTGGTCGCAATCCTAATATATGGGACGAGCCTAACGTGTTCAAGCCAGAACGCCACCTTGCTGGCCATGTTAGAAACTCAATGGACGTGACTTTGATGGAGCCTGAGATGCGGTTCGTAATATTCAGCACTGGTCGACGTGGCTGCGCAGGTACTAAAATTGGGACATCTATGACTATAATGTTGCTAGCCAGGCTTCTTCAGGGGTTTGAATGGACCCTCCCTAATGACACAAGTCAAGTCGAGCTTGTTACAGCGGACAGTAACTTGTTCATGGCCAAACCTCTACTCGCATGTGCGAAACCAAGGTTGGCTCCAACTTTATATCCGAAAATACAGGTCTACAATTCAGAGAAATTATTCTCTTTGAAAAATTATCAAGATATGTAA
- the LOC106378672 gene encoding uncharacterized protein LOC106378672 has protein sequence MLLSITAPTSNGGSDFYWWFVEGSTTTSFSTKLTWEKLCPAAPPQRWAKAIWYKGHIPKHTFTFWVANLNRLPTRERTARWGTNAPSLCCICGFAVESRTHMFIHCQYSSMVWRLVLHRLGRNQSFLDWPDMIEWLLACTRPFSLTLKRLVVQTVIYHIWKEKKRLHTSIASPVASVFKLIDRSVRNSILARLKSNKFKNLLSQWFIHYKKCPFLA, from the coding sequence ATGCTGCTAAGTATAACTGCGCCAACGAGTAATGGAGGCTCTGACTTCTACTGGTGGTTTGTTGAGGGATCTACTACCACTTCGTTCTCAACAAAACTTACGTGGGAGAAGCTCTGTCCTGCAGCTCCCCCTCAGCGATGGGCAAAAGCTATATGGTACAAAGGACATATCCCCAAGCACACCTTTACCTTTTGGGTTGCAAACCTTAACAGGCTCCCTACAAGAGAAAGAACAGCGAGATGGGGTACCAATGCTCCCTCCCTCTGCTGCATTTGCGGTTTTGCAGTGGAATCAAGAACTCATATGTTCATTCACTGCCAATACAGCTCCATGGTTTGGCGACTAGTTCTCCATCGGCTTGGGAGGAATCAAAGCTTTCTTGACTGGCCAGATATGATTGAGTGGTTACTAGCATGTACTAGACCCTTCAGTCTCACTCTAAAGCGTCTGGTTGTTCAAACCGTGATCTACCACAtttggaaagaaaagaaacggCTGCACACATCTATTGCATCTCCGGTAGCCTCCGTCTTCAAGCTAATCGACAGGAGTGTCAGGAACTCAATCCTTGCTCGCCTCAAAAGCAACAAATTCAAGAATCTCCTATCTCAATGGTTCattcactacaaaaaatgtCCATTCTTAGCATGA
- the LOC106379826 gene encoding NDR1/HIN1-like protein 13, whose amino-acid sequence MSHHHHHETNPHFARLPSQNQPLKGGGASTSQSHPNAPPPGILIKPRDRHRKGPIPPSETPLPLSPEERLPPRKTSKIPLLSTPKEKPPQKKTPKSSKRPLLLIPEGHHQQQQQQRSPPPPPPPQQPRIAPGGYTTTLPPIAKPTPWRNTTPSPHHRRGQQLPPPSRDQTNAMTWSAAFCCVIFWIILILGGLIVLIVYLVYRPRSPHIDISSANLNAAYLDMGFLLNGDLTFLANFTNPNKKSSVEFNYITFDLYYYNTLIATSYVAPFEIPKKMSMFASVHLVSSQVRLQQEQSRELQRQIETGPVLLNLRGTFHARSNLGALFRYSYRLHTHCSFSLNSPPSGTMRARRCSTKR is encoded by the coding sequence ATGTCTCACCATCATCACCATGAAACCAACCCTCATTTCGCGCGTCTTCCATCGCAGAATCAACCTCTCAAAGGTGGTGGTGCCTCTACCTCACAATCTCACCCAAATGCTCCACCACCTGGAATCCTAATCAAGCCTCGTGATCGCCACCGTAAAGGTCCTATCCCTCCTTCCGAAACACCTTTACCACTTAGCCCTGAAGAGAGACTACCCCCGcggaaaacttcaaaaataccATTACTATCAACCCCTAAAGAGAAAccaccacaaaaaaaaactccaaaatctTCAAAAAGACCGTTACTATTAATCCCTGAAGgccatcatcaacaacaacaacaacaaagatctccacctccaccacctccaccacaACAACCACGCATTGCCCCCGGAGGCTACACAACAACACTACCTCCAATAGCCAAACCAACTCCATGGAGAAACACAACACCATCACCTCATCACCGCAGAGGCCAACAGCTACCACCACCTTCAAGAGACCAGACAAACGCAATGACTTGGTCAGCGGCCTTCTGCTGTGTAATCTTCTGGATCATTCTCATCCTCGGCGGTCTTATCGTCCTCATCGTCTACCTAGTGTACCGTCCACGCTCTCCTCACATCGATATCTCGTCCGCTAACCTAAACGCTGCTTACCTCGACATGGGGTTTCTCCTCAACGGTGACCTAACCTTTTTAGCAAACTTCACAAACCCAAACAAGAAAAGCAGCGTTGAGTTCAACTACATAACCTTCGACCTTTACTATTACAACACTCTTATAGCGACATCATACGTTGCGCCTTTCGAGATTCCTAAGAAGATGTCGATGTTTGCTAGTGTTCATCTCGTGAGCAGTCAAGTGAGGCTCCAGCAAGAGCAGAGCAGAGAGCTGCAGCGTCAGATTGAAACCGGTCCGGTTTTGTTGAACCTGAGAGGGACGTTTCATGCACGTTCGAACTTAGGGGCGTTGTTTAGGTACTCGTATCGGTTGCATACTCATTGCAGCTTTTCTTTGAATAGTCCTCCTTCAGGAACTATGCGAGCTAGAAGATGCAGTACCAAACGCTAG
- the LOC106382112 gene encoding uncharacterized protein LOC106382112: MNTIAKRVTGLLTRPSHSQLQQERGIRVKVFSGDLDKALTILQRKMQSSGMERLIKAQQTHHIKNSEKKVLARKNLERKIKSIDFARKLQSILIKKVRGL, encoded by the exons ATGAACACGATAGCGAAGCGAGTCACGGGACTACTGACTCGGCCGAGTCACAGCCAGCTGCAGCAGGAGAGAGGGATAAGGGTGAAGGTGTTCTCAGGGGATCTGGACAAGGCGCTGACGATACTGCAGAGGAAGATGCAGTCGAGCGGGATGGAGAGGCTGATCAAAGCGCAGCAGACTCATCACATCAAGAACTCGGAGAAGAAGGTTCTCGCTAGGAAGAATCTTGAGCGGAAGATCAAATCCATTGACTTTGCTCGCAAGCTACAGTCCATCCTCATCAAGAAAGTCAG GGGTTTGTGA